From Mytilus edulis chromosome 8, xbMytEdul2.2, whole genome shotgun sequence, one genomic window encodes:
- the LOC139483924 gene encoding uncharacterized protein: MPNFLRDRNPSTRVFIAFIDFLIEKGLIILNQSLTYSSYKHHNALKCLVVITSSGVISFVSEGWDGRVSDRESTSECDILDLLEQSDSVMADKGFTISDLVAKRQCALNIPSFRGIKDKFSTAEVFQTQEIVQLRIHVERSIERDKNFHIPELSTKIFQTCCWLTNLDVLLVQNDINDL; encoded by the coding sequence ATGCCAAATTTTTTAAGAGATCGAAACCCGTCTACCAGAGTCTTCAtagcttttattgattttttaattgagAAAGGTTTAATTATTTTAAACCAGAGTTTAACATATTCAAGCTACAAACACCATAATGCTCTAAAATGTCTAGTTGTCATCACCTCATCAGGCGTTATTTCATTTGTATCAGAAGGTTGGGATGGAAGAGTATCAGACCGTGAATCAACAAGTGAATGTGATATTCTTGATCTACTAGAGCAAAGCGATAGTGTTATGGCTGACAAAGGATTTACCATCAGTGATTTAGTAGCAAAACGTCAGTGCGCTTTGAATATTCCATCATTCAGAGGTATAAAGGACAAATTTTCAACAGCGGAAGTATTCCAGACACAGGAAATTGTACAACTTCGCATTCATGTTGAAAGAAGTATTGAACGTGATAAAAACTTCCATATTCCAGAACTTAGTACCAAGATATTTCAAACATGTTGTTGGTTAACAAATCTAGATGTTCTATTAGttcaaaatgatataaatgatCTATAA
- the LOC139483925 gene encoding uncharacterized protein: MTKEDNLPIYFKFPPIEISMELVTFMEKETSDHKQNQMWKDLHIGRNTSSMFGDVLRWNSSQEYLVKQILDRGSLDRYHQLLKVKLWGDDMEDRARHYILNLNAADFYLEWGPTGPQLKRNQKCYAKVLGEIVVMGLPWCDFVVWTNAIKNNIFIEGTCFDKSFCNDHNDMLPKLLDFYMQCIYSKICE, from the exons ATGACAAAAGAAGATAATCTaccaatttattttaaat ttccACCAATTGAGATAAGCATGGAATTAGTAACATTTATGGAAAAGGAAACTTCTGACCACAAACAAAACCaaatgtggaaagaccttcacaTAGGACGTAACACAAGCAGTATGTTTGGTGATGTTCTAAGATGGAATTCCTCACAAGAGTATCTGGTGAAACAGATTTTAGATAGAGGTAGCTTGGATAG GTATCATCAATTACTAAAGGTCAAGCTTTGGGGTGATGATATGGAGGACCGGGCAAGACA ttacattttaaacctgAATGCTGCTGATTTTTATTTAGAATGGGGACCAACAGGACCACAATTGAAGAGAAATCAGAAGTGTTATGCCAAAGTGCTAGGAGAGATAGTAGTAATGGGTCTACCATGGTGTGATTTTGTTGTATGGACAAATGCtatcaaaaataacatttttattgagGGAACCTGTTTTGATAAATCTTTTTGTAATGATCATAATGATATGTTGCCAAAACTGCTTGATTTTTATATGCAATGTATTTATTCAAAAATTTGTGAATGA
- the LOC139486879 gene encoding uncharacterized protein: protein MSYRTDNNHSQSMIYFSFFFFAVSAAVTEFPCTFPSPWSNQSFSISTFGTHLDYWQFNTDCQTYTTNVGMTWLCHQITERFLVVRLQGSEDFSCYPIFYNLQGAPLMFTFGIGDEAKTFANQTGEFTDICEVCKMPTVYAVAKVPGSPDLPSPNQSCDIPSMCPSPGKACSAYDVIPKGSGCPIPTPTTTEQTTTTPELTTSVPISTSETKTTTRVYRSHCRKRNHRHP, encoded by the exons ATGTCGTATAGAACAGATAATAATCACAgtcaaagtatgatttatttttcGTTCTTCTTTTTTGCTGTTTCTGCAG CTGTGACGGAATTTCCATGTACCTTTCCAAGTCCATGGTCGAACCAATCATTTTCAATTTCTACGTTTGGTACTCATCTTGATTATTGGCAGTTTAACACTGATTGCCAAACATATACAACTAACGTCGGAATGACATGGCTGTGTCATCAAATAACAGAACGCTTCCTTGTTGTCCG ACTACAGGGTTCTGAGGACTTCTCATGTTATCCGATTTTTTACAATCTCCAAGGTGCTCCTTTAATGTTTACATTCGGAATAGGAG ACGAAGCCAAAACGTTTGCCAACCAAACGGGAGAATTTACAGATATATGTGAAGTCTGTAAAATGCCAACTGTCTATGCGGTAGCTAAAG TTCCAGGATCACCTG ACTTACCCTCACCGAATCAATCCTGCGATATACCTTCAATGTGCCCCTCACCTGGTAAAGCATGTAGTGCGTATGACGTCATCCCTAAAGGTTCTGGATGTCCAATTCCTACACCGACCACAActgaacaaacaacaaccacgCCTGAACTAACAACAAGTGTGCCTATAAGTACTTCCGAAACAAAGACAACGACTCGTGTTTATCGCAGTCATTGCAGGAAGAGGAATCATCGACATCCTTAG